AAATATTAAAAACAACCTGCGAGCTATGGGAGAAAACATGATTAATATTCAAATAATGTGGATTAAATCATGCTTACCAATTGTATATTATTAATTAGGGAAAATATCAGAATTTCATCTGTTCCCTAATTACAGGAATACCCATCACCTTTTTCCCCGCACCTCTCCCTAACCCAGGGGAGGTGGGGGAGGTGGGGGAGGTGGGGGAGGTAGGGGAGGTGGGGGAGGTAGGGGAGGGAAGAACAGAAGTTTTTTCCGATCATCATTACCATCATTACCCGTCAAAATAAATTTGACGAACTACTAGTACAGGTTGGCGTAAATAATATGACTATTAAAAGCTCCGAAAGTTTGATTGATTACAAGGCTTGAAAATGGTTCATTCACTTACACCGCAGTGTAAGTAGTGAGACAAAATTAATTACACAATGTCATTGCGTTAGCGCAGCGTGGCGTTAGCCATATGGAACGAAGTGAAATGAAGCAATTCCAAGGGTTGTGATTGCTTCCCTTCCCTCGCAATGACTGTAAATATTTTTGTCCAATTACTTACTAGCAACTTGAGTTAATAATTACAAACCACGGGAGTTATCTTGAACGGCAGGTGTCTTTGCCGGTTGCCGACCAGAGAGATTACGGTTTCTTGTTAACACATCTTTCAATTTGATCTGTACACGACCTTGTGTTTCACGGACGGAACCTGCGCTAGAACCTTCACGACTGATTTGCATGATTTGGGCAAGAACTTGGTCTGCCTTCTTGGCATTTTCTGGTTTCAGTGTAAACAGAGTATTGCGTCCATTGCAACCAGTGTCATTTGCTGAAACTACGCAAATGACAGTTTTATTGTTAACTCGACCGGTCATCAACACAACATCCTTGAGGCTACCACCACTTTCAGCTACAGCTTGATTTAATTTTGGTGTCACGATTTGGCAACGACCTTGGGGAGTAAATTTCTCACCAAAATACTTTGAAGCTGCTGAAGTCCAGATAATGACAGGGATTGGCTGACCACCGGGTCGCTGACCAACCGTAGCCACGCTACCATCACCCTGGGGGACGCAGGTAAATTTAGTCCCAGTGTTGGCTACCTCCGATGGTTCTACATCTGGCATCGCACTACTGTTACTATTATCAATTGTATTATCCACTGGTGGTAAGGCTTGAACCGTATCTCCCAAACCAACAATGCTAGATATGGCTAAAGTGGCAACTACAATCGCTGTTTTTAATTGATATTTCATAAGACTCCCTAAATGTTAAAAAGAAGAAGAAATGAGACTTTTCCAGTTTTAGACTGATGTAAATGTCTAGTTTTCTCTAGACTTTATTAGCAGGATGTTGATAATTACAAACCACCGGGGTTATTTTGAGCAGGAGGGTTTCTTCTGGTTTGCCGGAGTGGGTGATTGGCATTCATGGTTAGCAAATCCTTCAATCTCACCTGGACACGACCTTTTGTTTCCCGAATTACGCCGGCACTGGAACCCTCACGACTGATTTGCACGATTTGGGCAAGAATTTGGTCTGCCTTCTTGGCATTTTTCGGGTTGAAGGTAAACAGAGTATTATTGCCATCACAACCAGTGTCATTAATAGAAACTACGCAAATGACGGTTTTACTTCCGACTTGACCGTTCATCAACACAACATCTTTGAGGCTACCACCACTTTCAGCTACAGCCTGATTAAATCTTTCTGTCACGATTTGGCAACGGCTTTGAGGACTAACTTTCTTGCCAAAATACTTGGAACTATCTGAAGTCCAGATAATGACAGGGATTGGTTCTCCACCAGCTCGCTGACCAACGGTGGCTACGTTACCATTTCCGTCAGGTACACAGGTGAATTGAGTTCCTGTATAGGATTCCTCCGACGGATCTACATCTGAATTAACACTATTATCTACTTTTGGGAAAGCTTGAACTGTAGACCCCAAGGCAAAAATGCTGGAGAGGGCTAAAGTTGCCGCTATCATCGCTGTTTTCAATTGATGTTTCATAAGACTTCTTAAATGTTAAAAATGGGAGGAGATAAGCTGTTCTGGATCTGATTTACGCACGAACCACAGAGGCACAGAGGTCACGGAGAAATTAGGGTTTGAGAGATATTTTGTTTGTGTATACTGAAAACGGTTCATGGTTTAACCAATATTAAACCCCTCTGGTAAACCTCTCCCTAACCCGCTTACCGGATGTCTCTATAAACCCCCTTTTCTCCGAGACGAAGTAGATGTAGGGGAATCTGCTAAAGCTTTGAGGTTACCAGTAGCCTGATTATATTGGTAACGTTTAGCTGTTAAGTCAGGATGGGGCGTAATGCAGTATCGTCTGCTACTCATGATGATGGTGACGACTTCGCTACCAGGGTTACAGGCTATAGGTGTTAGTTCCCATTTTTTTAGCAGTGCTATGTTAGGATCATCGGCTGATAAATCAGCGTTTTGCGAAGGATCTGGTGTTTCTGTCGTTGTGACATCAAACATGGTGTTGTTTTTCGTAGCATTGTTGAAGTTATAACGACCATTATTAGCAATGACATTGCCACCTGGGTTATTACTAGTCCCCAAATCAGGTAAAGCATCATGAATGAGAACAACACCATCCCGAGTGTTGTTCTGAATTGTATTTTTACGCACTGAAGGTTTAGCGGATTCGGAAATCACTATACCATCTTTGTTTTGAACGATTTGATTTTCTGTTAGCAAGGGCGCGGAAGTATTACCAATGGCTAAACCAAAGCCGTTATTCTGAAATAAATTATTACGAACTTCTCCCTGGCTTGATTTGGTTAGGGAAATACCGTTGGCGCTGTTTTGTACAAATCTGTTATTTTCAATTTTAGGATTTCCTGTACCTGTAACAAAAACTCCGTCTCTAGCATTGTTAGTAAAGGTACTGTTTTTGATCGTTGGGTTAGTTGATTCTACCCATACACCTGTACCCCTTTGATTGGTGTTGGTGACGGTTACACCTTCGATTGTGGTATCTTGATTTGTCAGGATGGTAATATTCTGTTTAGCGAAGGTGCGACTGATATAATCACCACCACCGGAAATAACTACTCTCTCACCCCTGCTGGATTCATCACCCCGTAATGTTACGCCTGGTTTGAGTAATATGGGGAATGATTCGTTGCTATAATTACCAGGAGCTAATTGAATAACTGTACCCGGTTTGGCTTGACTGAGGGCGGAAGTAATGGTTTTGTAGGGGTTTGCTGATGTTCCAGCTTCAGCAGCATTTAAACCATTAACAGGGTCAACATAAATTACTCGGGCAACGGGAGGCAATTCGGCTTGTACTGGGAATGTGACAATTAGGGAACTAGATATGGCTAATGTCGCCACGAACCAAGAGGTTTTTGATTTGAACCGATTACTCATAAATAACTCCTTGATTTGATGAGTATATGCTTATTTTATTAAAAATTAAACCATAAATACTAGGATAATCTCAAAGTTATACATATACATTACTTATATACACCTGATCCGGATTAGTTGCTAAAATCCCCGTCATTCCGTTGATAATCCCAAAATCCCCGGTTTGAGCAACTCAGGAAATGCTTATGAAACGAAAAAAAATCTAGCAGGTTGGTTGTAGGTCAATACTTGTCGGTTAAGCTCAAACAATGAAATTGTGTAGGTTGGGTTGAGCGATAGCCATTGGTGTCAACTTAACGTAAAACCTCTATCCCGCAAAGAACTCAAGTCATCTCATTCCCAGTCAGAGACTGGGAATGAATTCTAGAAGGCTTTGCCTTCAATAATATTAGAGGCAGAGCCTCATTAACTGCATTCCTAGTCAGAGACTAGGAACGAGATGTGGTAGGGATTTGAGCTTAAGTTGACACCAATGAGCGACGGCTATTTGATCCCGGTTCTCAATTGTTTGAGTATGCCACCAATACCGACGAAACCTGTATTTCGAGAGAGATTCTTGAGAGCTTTCGGTTCACTGTTGAGGATAATCCCGTTGTAAGCAACAATAGCATCATTCAGCTTATTGATATTTACACTTAGCCCAGCACCGCCTTGAGCAATGACATAAACAGGTTTGAGAGCTTTGGTTCCTGCTATCAGCTGTCCTGATGTTGCTTGGGCTAGGGGCTGATTTGGTAAGGAAGCGTTAGTAGAACCAAACAAACCTGTGAGAGATGAGACTAGTGCTGTTGCTTGTTGTGGGGAAATACCCGCAGCGGTGAGACTGTTTGTCAGAGCTACCGCAGCTTGTTGTGACCCAGCACCGCCTGTGACTAGTGAAGCAACGGATGCTGTACCACCATCCCCGCCCGTTGTACCATCCCCGCCTGTTGTACCGCCTGTTGTACCACCTGTTGTACCATCCCCGCCTGTTGTACCATCCCCGCCTGTTGTACCACCTGTTGTACCACCTGTTGTACCACCTGTTGTACCACCTGTTGTACCGCCTGTTGTACTAAGAGTCTGAACAATAGCAGCAGCCAACTGATTCACAGCAACCTGGACTTGTGGTGCAAGACTCATCACAATAGTATTTGGCGTTGCACCTTCTGTCACAGTGACGCTAGATGAAGTTGATTCTACGGTCGCTACTGATATCGGAACTGTCGCAGTTGTGTCACCACCTGTAGTTGTGTCACCACCACCTGTAGTTGCGCCACCACCACCTGTAGTTGTGCCACCAGTTGTAATAACCGCCGACGTAGTACCTGTTGTGGAAACACCAGTTGTAATGGCGGTTGAAACACCAGATATGATGGGAATGGTGATAGAAATTCCTGTTGCTGTTGTTGCTGTTACTGCTGGTGTTGTTGTTCCTCCTATCGTTGTTGTTGTTGTTGGTGTTGTTGTCGTTGTTGTTGGTACGGCAAACCCACTAGTTTGTGAAGCACCAGTAGCAGCGCCAGCATCAACACCGGCTGAACCTTTACTGGGACTGAAACTCTGGGCTTGGCTTGGTAACTGCCAAGCAAATAACAGCAGAGGACTCAAGCTGAGGGCAAAAATGAGATTTCTGGTTTTCAACATGATGATTATCTAAAATATGGAACTGTTTGACAATTGATGCTATAGTCGCTGATTACCTGGATATTTTTTGGCTATAATATCCCTTAAAATCTTTATATACAAGGGTTTCAGGTTTATCGCCACGCTACTCTATCAGCAAGCCCTATTTAGGCAAGAAATTGAAACCATAACCTATACTTAGCGCAAATGTTGTACCGCCTACACTGTTATCTGTGAGATCCGCACCTTGGAGTGTAATTGTTAAGGGTAACGTAGGTACAGGCACGAAAGAAGCGCCAAGGTTTAAGCCAACTCCACTCCAGCCAAAGCCCACACCGACTTGGGGATGAACTTGCACACCTGCTCCAGCAAATACACCAGTACTGGCGTTACCTTGCCTAAAGTCACCACCTCCAACCCCCAGGGAGAATGAGACGGGCATTTTATTCACAGCATCATTAGGCTTTAAAAGAGAGTAGCTTGTTACCACACCATAGACGCTGGAAGGCCTGATCTCTTCATTACTGTCCTTAGTTTGATACTGGGCAAAGGCTTTCCAGCCAGCAGCTACACCAACTTGATTGGTTCCTTTAGCGTAGACAATGCGGTGAGCTTTTAAGTCAAAGGTGCCATTAGAGCCAAATTTTTTGATACTACCGTTGTTGAAGGATAATTCTAGACCAACTAGTTTCTGGGAATTCCCTAAACCAAAACCGACGCTAGTGCTTCCGTCTATGTCATTTATAGAGTTACCTCTATTACCAGCGGTTGCTGCTGATGCTCCCACAAACGCATCACCCATGTTAGCGCCGAAGGCACTGGGAGCAGCAAAACTGAGTCCAGGTGGGTAGGTTTGTTTAGGTGCTACTATTTTAAGTTTGATGAGGGGTTCAACTAGTAGCTCTTGGCGGATTTTATTAATATCGTCCGGATTGCTGTCCGCTGTTTGTGCAATTAGTTGTGGTTGTTGTTGCTCAGAAATAGATTCAACCTTTGGTTCTAATTTGGCGGCTGTGACTACTTTATCTGTGATTAATTCACTGGGCTGATTTTCAGTTACTATGTCATCTGCCGCAGATGCGGAATTAACTGAAATGGTGGTGGTAATCAGCAAGCTTGGCAGGGTTAGCAATAAACCCAAGTAGCAAAAGCTTTTGTAGTGATTAATTAGTATAAGAGAATGCTTTTTCATCTATATCACTCCTCACAAGATGTTATTCAGTGGCAACAATCCATGCCCCTGTATACAGCTATACAAGATAATTTTTGAATTTGACTGAATTAAGTAGGTGGATGTGAAATATACTGCGAACGGTTCATAGTTTAACCAAATATGAAACCCCTCTGGTAAACCTCTCCCTAACCCTCTCCTAAGAGGAGAGGGAAAAGGAATAATATTTAATACTGGAGAGGCTTTGAACTGGTTCTTTGTATGATAAAAAAGTCCAGCTTCTAGCCGTTTTGAGTATAACCAAAATGTGTAACGATATGTAAATTCACCTCGATGGGTTATTATCGTTGAGTTTTAGCCATTTCAAAAAACGAAATATATTTTGATTTTCCTCCGCCCAGGTACTTAATATTCAGACGAAATACTAACTATTTTGCATATATATCTACAAAGGACTTGACCACACACTTTTTATTGTACAGGAAATGTAACTTTAAAGGCAAGCTTTACATAAGTAAATATTTTCTTTAAATTAACTACGAGTTTTTAAATATATATAAGCTAATATTAGGCTGTAGCAAATTACTACAGCGCAGGATGTGAAAAATTGGGGAGAGTTTTTTGTAAGGGTGACAAAATAGCAGTTCTGGATTGTTTTCTCAGGAAATGCTCTCAATAGTTCTTACAATTTAACTTGTGCTAAATGACTGCGGGGGTTGTAAGTGCGGATAGCCCGAATTTTTTCATAACATTCTCGTTCTTGGGGGGTGAGGTCTTTGGGGGGAGCGATCGCTACTTTGACAAATTGATCACCACGTCCACCTTTAGCTATAGGCCAGCCCTTACCACGTAAGCGCAGAGATTGACCAGAACGAACTCCCGCAGGTAGCTTAACACTGACATGACCATCGGGTGTAGGTACATCTATCGCTGCACCTAATGTGGCTTCATCAGGGGTAATTAAGACTTCGCAAACCAGATTGTCCCCTTCTATTTGGAAAAAAGTATGGGGTTGTAATTCTACCTTTAAGTATAAATCTCCCCGTTGTTGACTCATGGGGTTAATTTGGCCTTTTCCTTTCACCCGTAAACGAGTCCCAGTTTTAGCACCACCAGGAATACGCACATCAATAGTTTCGTTTCCTAAACTAAAGCGTTTTTGAACACCGGAAAATGCTTCTGCAAAAGTTAAAATAATTACAGCTTCTGTATCTTGTGTGCCACCAGTACCGCTATCTGGAAAACCAAAATCGTTAAAACCGCCACCTGGTCTACCGGAAGGAGTCCGATAAGAGTAACTTTGTCGTCCGCTGCGAGGACTTGCACCACCAAATAATTCGTTTAAGAAGTCATTAAAACTGCCGTATTGACCAAAATCAACTCCGCCCATATCCCCAGGACCACCACCGGGAAAACCTTGACCGGCTTGTTTCCAATATTGACCAAATTGATCGTATTTTTTGCGTTTATCTGGGTCTGATAATACTTCGTAGGCTTCATTAACTTCTTTAAATTTGGCTTCAGCCTGTTTGTTATTGGGGTTAACATCAGGATGAAATTTACGGGCTAGTTTGCGAAAAGCTTGTTTAATTTCTTCTGAAGTGGCGGTTTTACTAATTCCTAACATTGCATAATAGTCTTTAAAGTCGGTTGCAGCCATCTACTAGCCTCCTATATAAGTTTACGTGGCGTTGCTGATTAAGGGTATGAATTTTAGTCTCACGCAAAGGCGCAATCACGCTTCGTGATCTCGAAGAGTAGACGCAAAGGTAAGATTTTTAAAGGTTCAATTTGGAAATTTCATACCTCGATTCAGCAACGCCGTTTACGTTATGTTTTTCTAACTTTTATTTGGTCTAATCTCAGATAAAAAGACCCTGACATTAGACTAACAAATCATTCCTATGATCAAGTGTGGTTCTTGCTGAATGGGCGATCGCAATTCCCGTACTTCTGCTATGATTAAAAGAATATAAGCTCGTCTATTCCTTCTTCTACACTGGGGGGAGCATCCTGGAGTTGACGGTGCATTCGGAGAATTATATCTTGGGGAACTTGGCGAATCCGTCTTTGATTTCGGGACAAACATAGCCAAACTGGAGTTTTTACCCAAACCCCCATGATATAACTAAAGCCACAATCACGGGCGAGAGTAATTACTTCCCGACGATTTTTCCTTTGGGCGTTGGTAGCATCAAAAATCACTTCTTGATCTGCGGTTATGGCTTGCTGTAATTGCTGTTCCAGTTCGCGCCAAATTAGCAGCCAGGGTCCTTGAATTGCTTCTGAGCCAAAAAGCTGCCCTCGGATAGCATCTGTGGAAATTAGCTGCATCTGAGGGCATTCTGTCAATAATTGTTTTGCTAAGGTTGATTTACCGCTACCAGGAAGACCAATTAGCAAAATTAATTTAGTCATAGGGAATAGGGAATAGGGAACAGGGAACAGGGAACAGGGGACAGGGGACAAGAAAGATAAATCATCCAATTACCAATTACCAATTACCAATTACCAATTACCAATCACTACTAACTAAATGATTGTACCATCAGGAATTAAAGCACCCTTGAGAACAACGACAATGCCGCTACGGATATAGAATCCTTGCTTTTCTCTTTCTGCTTCTTGGATGTTGTCTTTGTTGATAATTTTCACATTGTGACCAATGCGGGCATTTTTATCAATGATGGCACGACGAATAATGGTGTCTGTACCAATACCGACGGGAACATCATCTTGTTCTAAACTGCATTGTCTTTCTACAGATGGTTGGTAATAGTCAGCACCCATGATCAGGGTTTCTTCAATTACCGATCCTGATTCTATCCGCGATCGCACTCCCAAAACTGAATGTTGAATCCGACAATCTTTCAAAATACAACCGTCGCCAATCATAGATTCTGTGATTTGGCAATTCAACAGTTTAGAGGGGGGTAAGTAACGAGCGCGAGTATAAATCGGTGCTGCTTCATCGTAGAAGCTAAAAGGAGGTAGGGGTTGCTTAGTCAGGGCTAAATTAGCCTCATAAAAAGATTCAATTGTCCCAATATCTTCCCAATAGTCGTCAAATAAGAAAGCTTGAACATTGTGATCCTTCGCTGCGTCAGGAATAATTTCCTTACCAAAATCAGTCCGTTCTAAAGATTCTTTTAGCAACTTAATCAAAACATCTTTTTTAAAGACATAAATCCCCATTGAGGCGATATATGGCTGTAATGCAGCTTGTTCCTTTGTCAACCCCAAGATGGTGGTATCAACACGCATTTGTGCTAAAGCTTCACCTTTGGGTTTTTCGCTAAAGTCAATTACCCTACCTGAATCATTAATTTTCATCAAGCCAAAGTCTGAGGCGCGACGATCATCCATAGGAATTACAGAAAGTGTAATATCAGCATTGGTATCTCTGTGACGCTGGATAAATTGTCGGTAATCCATGCGGTAAAGATGATCACCGGAAAGAATCAGAAATTCTTCTACATCCCACTCTTGTAACATCCAGATGTACTGACGCACAGCATCAGCCGTACCTTGGAACCAGTTGGGGTTTTCTGGGGTTTGTTGTGCTGCTAACACTTCCACAAACCCATCGCTAAACCCACTGAAGTTGTAAGCACGGGCGATGTGACGATTCAGAGAGGCTGAGTTAAATTGAGTGAGGACGTAGATTTTGAATATTTCCGAATTGATGCAGTTGCTAACAGGTATATCTATTAGACGATATTTCCCTGCTACTGGTACTGCTGGTTTGGCGCGGAGTTTAGTTAACGGATAAAGCCGGGTACCCGCACCCCCACCCAGAATAATTGCTAAAACTTTTTTCACAAAATTTCTCCCAACTGCCTTTCACTCTCATCTACAGTTTAGGACTGTATGTAACAACTAATAAAGGGGGATCAAAGAATCTTAGGGATGAATTTTTGAGATGGCAGTAAATTAGCCAAAATAGAACTTATGTACTATAGTAGTGGGTGGCAGGAGAGTCTAAATTTATAGTTGAAGCAGTATTGCCAATATGAACATTTTGTGCTACTTTTAAGTAGCAATTTACCATTAAAGTTATCATGTTTCAACAACTAAGTAGGTTGGCGTTGAAAATTGTCGTTATGGCAAGGCAAAAGGCAAGAGGCAAGAGGCAAGAGTGAAGAGGGTTTGGGCGATTTTACGTTTCTTTACACAGTTTGGTTTTATTGTGTTCACCTACTTATCACTATTTGAAGATAGAAATACTCATATTGCTAACTGTTTTTATAGAAGCATTGAGGAGTCTGGTTTTAACTATCAAGAAATTGATATAGGTGATATCACATTTAAAGCAGGACAAACAGAGTCAGTACATAGATGGTATCGGTTGACCCCTAGCTATTCGCCAAATTTAGTTCGCTTTTTTATTGATATATTTAAAATTAGTAAAGATGATTTTGTCGTTGATCCATTTAGTGGTAGAGGCACAACAGTTATTGAATGTCAGAAGCATGGAATTAAGGCTATGGGAATTGAGATTAATCCTCTACTTCAGCAAGTGGGAAATAAGTCGTTACTATGGAATATTGATAATACGCATTTAATTAATATTTATCTTGAAGAAATATTTGATACGATTAAAAAATATCAGACATTTTCACTAGAAGATGTTATTGAGATATTCAATACCAGAGTTCCAATTATTCATAATGTCTTTCGTTGGTGGAAAATTCATGTGTTAAAGAATTTGATTATTTGCCGTGAGATAATGAATCAGGAAAAATATAATCCTATTTCTGAATATATCTGGTTGTCTTTGAATAAAGCGTGTTTAGATTGTGCAAATATTCATAGAAATCATCCAACTATTACATTTGATGATAATCATCAGAGGGAGATAGATGTTTATTTGGAAATTAGTACAAATCTCCAGAACATAAAAGAAGATTTGATCAATCTCAATCAAGATCAAATATTATTTTCAAATTTCAACTCTATTATAGTCAGTAATTCCACAAACAACTTACAAAATATAGTTATTGATCGTTCTATAGATTTTGTAATTACTTCACCTCCTTATCCAAACCGTTATAGTTATGTTCATCAGACTAGACCTCAATTACACTTCTTAGAACTCTTAGAAGATGTTCGTGAAGCTACGGAAATAGATTTACAAGCAATAGGTGGAACATGGGGTAGAGCGACTTCAATTTTACAGAAGGATTTAATTAGAGTTCCTGATGAGATTAAGCCATATCTTTGTTATTATGATGAACTCAAAAATCAAAACCTCTTGATGTGTAATTATGCCACCAAATACTTTATTGATTTGTGGAAACATATAAAATGTTTAAAACAGAGCGTATCCAGAAATTTCCAGGGTGTTTATGTTGTCGGCAATTCGAGGCTTTCCAATGTAGAGATATTTACAGAGGTAATTTTAGGTAAGCTTTTTCAACACGAGGGTTTTGAAGTTGAGAAAATAATTTCCTTTAGGAAAAGAGGTGGTAAAAAACGTTTGTATGAAACAGCAGTATGTATTAAAAATTAGAGAAAATATTATCTATCTCTTTTTTCAAATATTTTGAATTTCTCTGAAGAAAACTATAACTATAAAGGTCAAATCCAGTAATAGAGCGCACTAAATTAAAACTGTTTATTCCTTCGTAGAATTCCTCTTTGTTATTGATACCAACATAGCTCTTGTAAGGTTTAAATTCTGGGCGTTGCTGAATTGAGGTATGAAATTCCCAAATTGAATCTTTAAAACTCAAACCTCAGTGCGTCTTTGCGCCTTTGCGTGAGACTAAAATTCATACCCTTAATCAGCAACGCCAAATTCTGAAACTTTTCTAATATTTACTATGGCTATATTCAATAACTCATCCTCATTTATAATTTTGTGTTTTCCCCATTTTCTAGTTGATTATCGAATAAATCTTTAGCTGTAACTTGAAGAGCATCAGCTAAACGAAAAATATTCATTAAACTAATATTTCGTTCACCTCGCTCTACAGCACCAATGTATGTACGATGTAAGTCAGATTTTTCAGCTAATTCATCTTGAGAAAGTTTTAAACGTTTTCTGAAATAGCGAACTCTGATCCCAAAAGCGTCCATTCTAGCATCCATA
The DNA window shown above is from Anabaena sp. WA102 and carries:
- a CDS encoding COP23 domain-containing protein; the encoded protein is MKYQLKTAIVVATLAISSIVGLGDTVQALPPVDNTIDNSNSSAMPDVEPSEVANTGTKFTCVPQGDGSVATVGQRPGGQPIPVIIWTSAASKYFGEKFTPQGRCQIVTPKLNQAVAESGGSLKDVVLMTGRVNNKTVICVVSANDTGCNGRNTLFTLKPENAKKADQVLAQIMQISREGSSAGSVRETQGRVQIKLKDVLTRNRNLSGRQPAKTPAVQDNSRGL
- a CDS encoding COP23 domain-containing protein; amino-acid sequence: MKHQLKTAMIAATLALSSIFALGSTVQAFPKVDNSVNSDVDPSEESYTGTQFTCVPDGNGNVATVGQRAGGEPIPVIIWTSDSSKYFGKKVSPQSRCQIVTERFNQAVAESGGSLKDVVLMNGQVGSKTVICVVSINDTGCDGNNTLFTFNPKNAKKADQILAQIVQISREGSSAGVIRETKGRVQVRLKDLLTMNANHPLRQTRRNPPAQNNPGGL
- a CDS encoding DnaJ C-terminal domain-containing protein, whose product is MAATDFKDYYAMLGISKTATSEEIKQAFRKLARKFHPDVNPNNKQAEAKFKEVNEAYEVLSDPDKRKKYDQFGQYWKQAGQGFPGGGPGDMGGVDFGQYGSFNDFLNELFGGASPRSGRQSYSYRTPSGRPGGGFNDFGFPDSGTGGTQDTEAVIILTFAEAFSGVQKRFSLGNETIDVRIPGGAKTGTRLRVKGKGQINPMSQQRGDLYLKVELQPHTFFQIEGDNLVCEVLITPDEATLGAAIDVPTPDGHVSVKLPAGVRSGQSLRLRGKGWPIAKGGRGDQFVKVAIAPPKDLTPQERECYEKIRAIRTYNPRSHLAQVKL
- a CDS encoding AAA family ATPase, encoding MTKLILLIGLPGSGKSTLAKQLLTECPQMQLISTDAIRGQLFGSEAIQGPWLLIWRELEQQLQQAITADQEVIFDATNAQRKNRREVITLARDCGFSYIMGVWVKTPVWLCLSRNQRRIRQVPQDIILRMHRQLQDAPPSVEEGIDELIFF
- a CDS encoding glucose-1-phosphate adenylyltransferase, with the translated sequence MKKVLAIILGGGAGTRLYPLTKLRAKPAVPVAGKYRLIDIPVSNCINSEIFKIYVLTQFNSASLNRHIARAYNFSGFSDGFVEVLAAQQTPENPNWFQGTADAVRQYIWMLQEWDVEEFLILSGDHLYRMDYRQFIQRHRDTNADITLSVIPMDDRRASDFGLMKINDSGRVIDFSEKPKGEALAQMRVDTTILGLTKEQAALQPYIASMGIYVFKKDVLIKLLKESLERTDFGKEIIPDAAKDHNVQAFLFDDYWEDIGTIESFYEANLALTKQPLPPFSFYDEAAPIYTRARYLPPSKLLNCQITESMIGDGCILKDCRIQHSVLGVRSRIESGSVIEETLIMGADYYQPSVERQCSLEQDDVPVGIGTDTIIRRAIIDKNARIGHNVKIINKDNIQEAEREKQGFYIRSGIVVVLKGALIPDGTII
- a CDS encoding DNA methyltransferase — its product is MFTYLSLFEDRNTHIANCFYRSIEESGFNYQEIDIGDITFKAGQTESVHRWYRLTPSYSPNLVRFFIDIFKISKDDFVVDPFSGRGTTVIECQKHGIKAMGIEINPLLQQVGNKSLLWNIDNTHLINIYLEEIFDTIKKYQTFSLEDVIEIFNTRVPIIHNVFRWWKIHVLKNLIICREIMNQEKYNPISEYIWLSLNKACLDCANIHRNHPTITFDDNHQREIDVYLEISTNLQNIKEDLINLNQDQILFSNFNSIIVSNSTNNLQNIVIDRSIDFVITSPPYPNRYSYVHQTRPQLHFLELLEDVREATEIDLQAIGGTWGRATSILQKDLIRVPDEIKPYLCYYDELKNQNLLMCNYATKYFIDLWKHIKCLKQSVSRNFQGVYVVGNSRLSNVEIFTEVILGKLFQHEGFEVEKIISFRKRGGKKRLYETAVCIKN
- a CDS encoding helix-turn-helix domain-containing protein — protein: MDARMDAFGIRVRYFRKRLKLSQDELAEKSDLHRTYIGAVERGERNISLMNIFRLADALQVTAKDLFDNQLENGENTKL